The Shewanella sp. MTB7 genome includes a window with the following:
- a CDS encoding marine proteobacterial sortase target protein — translation MKMDKQFLFKARDKNISVLSSVAPIWGATLRQKIVVGFLCCLSFTTYAEETDRPQASLVYKSINGEEQVSLPLNTQVQMKVSGWINRVKVRQEFRNDTDHWLNGDYQFPLPNEAAVDHMRLQIGSQVIEGKIQEKQAAKKQFEIAKKAGQRASLVAQSKTNIFTTSVANLGPSETLVVEIRYQELVSYKQGEFSLRFPMVVNPRYLSPMSELNVAELSAQTTLDKIEAYFDNNSRFSPRDTSLTPKVSIRVELNAGVSLERVSSPYHKVSQTQLSDSRYTVELVDTTANRDFVLNWIPQLSIEPVATVFSQTGQTYSPSDELSRIKSASAIKQEILEDDFALLMLLPRAVQQQDIMIPRELILVIDTSGSMSGGSIEQAKKALLFALAGLRVNDTFNVIEFNSKVDALSAQPLAATAKNIGRANQYVRALEAEGGTEMRLALKAALDVQHTEVNNKGRLRQVLFMTDGAVGDESALFYLIKQKIGDSRLFTLGIGSAPNSHFMQRAAEFGRGTFTYIGKLDEVQSKIEALLHQIERPQLTDIKLRYADNRVPDYWPAVIPDLYAEEPLLVAIKMNSLLHTASPSELVVSGTIAGQYWQKSVSLKEREPALGLDLLWARKQISALELSKDGVNEQRVKQQITALALNYHLVSAHTSLVAIELTPARHSSIVPKSATVLNAIPFGWTPSGSLPQTGTASRLFILMGCVLFSLLGIYLLSYQRAFGIAVYGRKGDLDV, via the coding sequence ATGAAAATGGATAAGCAATTTCTCTTTAAAGCGCGGGATAAAAATATCTCTGTACTGTCATCGGTTGCCCCCATATGGGGGGCGACACTTCGTCAGAAAATCGTTGTCGGCTTCTTATGCTGTCTGAGCTTTACAACTTATGCTGAAGAGACGGATCGCCCTCAGGCGAGCTTGGTGTATAAATCAATTAATGGTGAGGAGCAGGTGAGCCTACCACTCAATACTCAAGTGCAGATGAAAGTGTCGGGTTGGATTAATCGAGTCAAAGTCAGGCAGGAGTTTCGTAATGACACAGATCATTGGCTCAATGGCGACTATCAATTTCCTTTGCCTAATGAAGCGGCAGTGGATCATATGCGGCTGCAGATAGGTTCTCAAGTTATAGAAGGTAAGATCCAAGAAAAACAAGCGGCAAAAAAACAATTTGAAATAGCAAAGAAAGCGGGGCAACGTGCGAGTCTAGTGGCTCAATCAAAAACCAATATTTTTACCACTTCGGTGGCCAACTTAGGGCCGAGTGAGACCCTAGTGGTTGAGATCCGTTATCAGGAGTTGGTGAGCTATAAACAAGGCGAGTTTAGCCTTAGGTTCCCGATGGTTGTGAACCCTCGTTATTTATCTCCGATGTCTGAGCTTAACGTTGCAGAGCTTAGTGCGCAGACGACGTTAGATAAAATAGAGGCGTACTTTGACAATAATTCAAGATTTAGTCCCCGTGATACAAGTTTAACCCCTAAAGTAAGTATCAGAGTTGAGTTAAATGCTGGTGTCTCGCTGGAAAGAGTGTCGAGCCCATATCATAAGGTGAGTCAAACCCAACTCAGTGATTCCCGTTATACCGTTGAGCTTGTTGATACGACAGCTAACCGTGATTTTGTGTTGAACTGGATACCACAATTGAGTATTGAACCTGTCGCGACTGTCTTTTCACAAACAGGCCAGACGTATTCACCCTCAGATGAGCTGAGTCGTATTAAAAGTGCGAGTGCCATAAAACAAGAAATACTTGAGGATGACTTTGCGCTATTAATGTTGTTGCCTCGAGCTGTTCAGCAGCAAGATATCATGATTCCCAGAGAGCTTATTCTGGTTATCGATACGTCTGGCTCCATGTCTGGTGGCTCAATAGAGCAGGCTAAGAAAGCGCTCCTTTTTGCCCTTGCGGGGTTAAGAGTAAACGATACCTTTAATGTGATTGAATTTAATTCCAAGGTTGACGCGCTATCAGCTCAACCGTTGGCTGCGACAGCTAAAAATATTGGTCGAGCTAATCAGTATGTACGAGCTCTTGAAGCTGAGGGAGGCACTGAAATGAGGTTGGCACTTAAGGCAGCCTTGGATGTACAACACACAGAAGTGAACAATAAAGGTCGTTTACGTCAGGTGTTATTTATGACCGATGGTGCAGTCGGGGATGAGTCGGCACTGTTTTACCTTATAAAGCAAAAGATTGGAGATAGTCGCTTATTTACCTTGGGGATTGGTTCAGCGCCAAATTCACATTTTATGCAAAGGGCTGCGGAGTTTGGCCGTGGCACGTTTACTTATATCGGTAAATTAGATGAGGTGCAGAGTAAGATTGAAGCGCTGCTGCATCAGATTGAGCGCCCGCAGTTAACTGACATTAAGTTGAGGTATGCCGATAATCGAGTGCCAGATTATTGGCCAGCAGTTATCCCTGATCTCTACGCTGAAGAGCCTTTGTTGGTGGCAATAAAAATGAATTCATTACTTCATACAGCGTCGCCCTCAGAGCTGGTAGTCTCCGGCACTATAGCGGGTCAATACTGGCAAAAGAGTGTATCTCTTAAAGAGAGAGAGCCTGCTTTAGGATTAGATCTCCTCTGGGCAAGAAAACAGATCTCAGCTCTTGAGTTGAGTAAAGATGGGGTTAATGAGCAGAGGGTGAAACAACAGATAACGGCACTTGCACTTAACTATCATTTGGTTAGTGCCCATACGAGTTTAGTCGCGATAGAGCTGACACCTGCAAGGCATAGCTCAATTGTACCTAAAAGTGCCACAGTATTAAACGCGATACCTTTTGGCTGGACGCCCTCAGGAAGTTTGCCTCAAACAGGAACTGCAAGTCGTTTATTCATCTTGATGGGGTGTGTGTTATTTAGTTTGCTTGGGATCTATCTATTGAGCTATCAAAGGGCCTTTGGCATCGCCGTTTACGGTAGAAAAGGGGATCTAGATGTTTAA
- a CDS encoding class GN sortase gives MFKRQSFHRIGVVIVFVLAVWFLGQGVYMQAKAHFAQYLIEQAWERSLKDQQPHKPWSWADTYPIAKLSFVEVEEEVYESSDERFEANSMYVLEGGSGRNLAFGPVEIQDASNGKGNRNRIIAGHNDTHFSILEGVKRGKLIKLLDRSGTEVIYKVMHTQVVHESDTHVLAPSTDKQLTLITCYPFRTLHSGGALRFIVHAEAVG, from the coding sequence ATGTTTAAGAGACAGTCTTTTCACCGGATTGGTGTCGTTATTGTTTTTGTCTTAGCGGTTTGGTTTTTAGGTCAGGGAGTTTATATGCAAGCTAAAGCACATTTTGCGCAGTATCTTATTGAACAGGCATGGGAAAGATCGCTTAAGGATCAACAGCCTCATAAACCTTGGAGTTGGGCTGATACTTATCCGATAGCAAAATTGTCTTTTGTGGAAGTGGAGGAGGAAGTCTATGAGTCATCAGATGAAAGATTTGAAGCTAATTCAATGTATGTGCTAGAGGGGGGATCTGGCAGGAACTTGGCTTTTGGTCCCGTTGAAATTCAAGATGCTAGTAACGGAAAAGGGAATCGAAACCGGATCATTGCTGGCCATAATGATACCCATTTTTCGATTTTAGAGGGCGTTAAACGAGGCAAACTGATTAAGTTACTCGATAGAAGTGGAACTGAGGTTATTTATAAAGTTATGCACACCCAAGTTGTACATGAATCCGATACTCATGTGTTGGCACCGAGTACAGATAAGCAACTGACATTGATCACTTGCTATCCTTTCCGAACACTGCATTCAGGTGGAGCGTTGCGGTTTATTGTTCATGCCGAGGCCGTTGGATAA
- a CDS encoding GGDEF domain-containing protein — MTKELMQLAAINLKKAVPLMLKHHIPTTPTNYALWYAYVDEQQPNLNKQLDTIIQEHNTCSPSNSTLLYREFVSDPVELDVIDMRQNLEAMATELSQSLKDTNTDATYFQNRIDSNFDQLNRIEEEGVSLEKVLGIVRNLVKESDDIRSSTEYFTGHLKRAQQEIETLKAQLKKSEKDVLFDALTGVLNRRAFDSDLKGLLNQAPEGLCLIMIDIDHFKAFNDNYGHQLGDLVLKVVSKRLSESCRDGTKIYRYGGEEFAVITPNSQLRKARHLAEAMRRALEKVSLKDRRKDTMINNITASFGVAQWQPSISATQLIEQADKLLYEAKRLGRNRVMPISN, encoded by the coding sequence ATGACCAAAGAGCTCATGCAACTGGCGGCGATTAATTTAAAGAAAGCGGTACCCTTGATGCTCAAGCATCATATCCCCACTACGCCAACCAATTATGCGCTTTGGTATGCCTATGTTGACGAACAGCAACCTAATCTTAATAAACAACTCGATACGATAATACAAGAACATAATACTTGCTCCCCCTCCAATTCAACTCTTCTGTATCGTGAGTTTGTTTCCGATCCCGTTGAGCTCGACGTCATTGATATGCGCCAAAATCTGGAAGCGATGGCCACTGAACTGTCCCAATCTCTAAAAGATACCAACACAGACGCGACTTATTTTCAAAATAGAATTGACAGTAACTTCGACCAACTCAATCGTATCGAAGAGGAAGGTGTTAGTCTTGAAAAAGTGTTAGGCATCGTCCGTAATTTAGTCAAAGAGTCCGATGATATTCGCTCTAGTACTGAGTATTTCACTGGCCATCTAAAACGAGCTCAACAGGAGATCGAAACCTTAAAAGCTCAACTTAAAAAATCAGAAAAAGATGTATTGTTCGATGCCTTAACTGGTGTATTAAACCGGAGAGCATTTGACTCTGACTTAAAAGGGTTATTGAATCAGGCCCCTGAAGGATTATGCTTAATCATGATTGATATAGATCATTTCAAAGCATTTAACGACAACTATGGTCATCAATTGGGTGATCTAGTCCTTAAGGTTGTCTCCAAACGCCTGAGTGAATCCTGCAGAGATGGAACCAAAATATACCGCTATGGTGGTGAAGAGTTTGCCGTGATCACACCCAACAGTCAGCTTCGTAAAGCAAGACACCTCGCAGAGGCTATGCGTAGAGCACTAGAAAAGGTATCGCTAAAAGATAGACGCAAAGACACCATGATCAACAATATCACCGCCTCTTTCGGTGTAGCCCAATGGCAGCCATCTATCAGTGCAACTCAATTAATAGAGCAAGCAGACAAGCTACTTTATGAAGCAAAACGATTGGGTAGAAACAGGGTTATGCCCATCTCGAATTAA
- a CDS encoding MlaD family protein, which yields MTQIEAPKVVKKKLFSPIWLLPLVALALGAWLGIKSIKEAGIEVRVHFPSATGIDVGKTLVRYEGLTVGKVVDISIDNTLNGVNVDLKMDHRAGPFLNKGTKFWLVTPKASITGVEGLDTLFSGNYIAIQPGDGKPQSFFDAERNAPAIIPNEDGLLIQLTSKTLGSLSVGSQLFYRQIPVGQIISYELEGAKQISLTAFIQEQYAHLVKQDSQFWNVSGLNIDASLSGIKIKTESLSTILAGGLSFNSSEDSDTAEKGQRYEIYDNEELALGGIEFMLTADKAESASVGTAIVFRGINIGRITHSKLTESGVEFTAKLSTEHAKLLSASSYFWLEGADLSLSGIKHVDRLLTGSVINFSPGSGEPLSHYPLLSQQPDQLAQTKLRLTLTSESNQGINEGAEIRFKQIAIGHITSVKLNASLSGIEYQTEILPEFTQLITRDSYFISESVLSIDASLDGISVKTRDLATLTKGAISLVQGHSTTVVSEGSELALFTSKQAANKHFDSLNLISLVLNSPDGADLSPGSPVYYQKMKVGQINSVIWQSSNENFAIKVSIQKKFSSLLKSNTVFWRNSAISVSAALTGIEIDVAPLQGALKGSITLGLLDKKELGNQTYLYTSKSLALAQAKPISLRFPADVKLAAKAPIRYQGHQVGEIESVKLDNDLNNVTVKAYLYGSYAAQFTQSDARYFIVDAQISLSGITSPETLITGPYVGVIPGLSAETTKHFIGEMTPSKLIKAGELLFTLVNSTLGSIKVGTPIFFRGIRVGQVDSYNLSDMGNSVLINSHIDSRYGHLINNSSQFWDLSGVKVDIGLFSGAKIETGTLETILAGGIGVVTQTSTTSSNQLSPDAQFILQKQIAPEWLNWDPIQMAP from the coding sequence ATGACACAAATTGAAGCACCAAAAGTAGTAAAAAAGAAACTATTCTCGCCAATTTGGCTTTTGCCCTTAGTGGCTCTGGCATTAGGCGCTTGGCTCGGCATTAAGAGTATTAAGGAAGCGGGTATCGAAGTTCGAGTCCATTTCCCCAGTGCTACTGGAATCGATGTGGGTAAAACCTTAGTTCGTTATGAGGGATTAACGGTAGGAAAAGTTGTCGATATCAGCATAGATAACACTCTTAATGGTGTGAATGTCGATCTTAAAATGGATCACAGGGCCGGTCCTTTTCTCAATAAAGGCACTAAATTCTGGTTAGTCACACCAAAAGCCTCTATTACAGGTGTAGAAGGATTAGACACGCTATTTTCCGGCAACTATATTGCTATTCAACCAGGAGACGGAAAACCTCAATCCTTCTTTGACGCAGAGAGGAACGCCCCCGCAATTATTCCTAATGAAGACGGCCTTCTTATTCAATTAACAAGCAAAACTTTAGGTTCGTTAAGTGTCGGATCTCAACTGTTTTATCGCCAGATCCCTGTGGGACAGATAATCAGTTATGAACTGGAGGGAGCAAAACAGATCTCGTTAACGGCTTTTATTCAGGAGCAATATGCTCATTTGGTTAAGCAGGACTCGCAGTTTTGGAATGTTTCAGGACTTAACATTGATGCATCACTGTCTGGGATAAAAATTAAAACAGAAAGTTTGTCGACGATATTAGCTGGCGGTTTAAGCTTCAACTCCTCTGAAGACTCCGATACTGCAGAGAAAGGTCAGCGTTATGAAATTTATGATAATGAAGAGCTAGCTCTAGGTGGTATTGAATTTATGCTCACAGCCGATAAAGCTGAATCAGCATCTGTAGGAACCGCTATTGTGTTTAGAGGCATCAATATTGGTCGCATCACACACTCAAAACTCACAGAATCTGGGGTTGAATTTACTGCAAAACTATCTACCGAGCATGCTAAATTACTCTCAGCAAGCTCCTATTTTTGGTTAGAGGGTGCTGATTTATCACTTTCAGGTATAAAGCATGTCGATCGATTACTCACTGGCAGTGTGATCAACTTTTCACCAGGTTCAGGCGAGCCATTATCACATTATCCACTGTTATCCCAGCAACCCGATCAGCTTGCTCAAACAAAGCTAAGGTTAACCTTAACTTCCGAAAGTAATCAGGGGATCAATGAAGGTGCTGAGATCAGATTTAAACAAATTGCTATCGGCCACATCACTTCAGTCAAGCTCAATGCTAGCTTATCCGGCATAGAGTATCAGACTGAAATATTGCCCGAATTTACTCAACTTATCACCCGCGACAGCTACTTTATTTCCGAAAGTGTTCTCTCTATTGATGCATCTCTTGACGGTATATCAGTCAAAACCAGAGACTTAGCGACCTTAACAAAAGGGGCAATAAGTCTAGTTCAAGGACACTCTACAACTGTAGTAAGTGAAGGCTCTGAGCTGGCTCTGTTTACATCTAAACAAGCTGCAAACAAACACTTCGATAGCTTAAACCTGATCAGTCTGGTCTTAAACAGTCCAGATGGTGCCGATCTATCACCCGGTTCTCCTGTGTATTACCAGAAAATGAAAGTTGGTCAGATTAACAGTGTCATATGGCAATCAAGCAATGAGAACTTTGCCATTAAAGTAAGCATTCAAAAAAAGTTCTCCAGTTTACTTAAATCTAATACCGTATTTTGGCGCAATAGTGCCATTTCCGTCAGCGCAGCTTTAACAGGGATTGAGATAGATGTGGCACCACTGCAAGGTGCATTAAAAGGCAGTATAACTTTGGGTTTGCTCGATAAAAAAGAGCTTGGAAACCAAACATACCTCTATACATCGAAATCATTAGCCTTAGCCCAAGCTAAACCTATATCATTACGCTTTCCTGCTGACGTCAAACTTGCCGCAAAAGCACCTATACGTTATCAAGGCCATCAAGTTGGCGAAATTGAATCCGTAAAGCTAGATAATGATCTTAATAATGTCACAGTGAAAGCATACCTGTATGGCAGTTATGCAGCGCAATTCACTCAAAGCGATGCTCGCTACTTTATTGTTGATGCACAGATATCTTTGTCGGGCATTACCTCACCAGAAACCTTGATCACAGGCCCTTATGTCGGTGTCATCCCAGGCCTTAGTGCAGAAACGACTAAACACTTTATCGGCGAAATGACACCGTCGAAACTGATTAAAGCAGGGGAACTGCTATTTACTCTAGTAAATAGCACACTGGGCTCTATTAAAGTGGGGACGCCAATATTCTTTAGAGGGATCAGAGTCGGACAAGTCGACAGTTATAACCTATCGGATATGGGAAATTCTGTACTCATCAATTCACACATAGATAGTCGATATGGTCACTTAATTAATAACTCTAGTCAGTTTTGGGATCTATCAGGTGTCAAAGTCGATATTGGCTTATTCTCAGGAGCTAAAATTGAAACCGGTACATTAGAAACGATACTGGCAGGTGGGATTGGCGTTGTAACCCAAACATCTACGACCTCCTCAAATCAGTTGTCACCAGACGCTCAATTTATACTGCAGAAGCAGATCGCCCCAGAATGGCTAAATTGGGACCCGATCCAAATGGCACCCTAA
- a CDS encoding paraquat-inducible protein A, producing MNSLDEVAEGKEMGLTSCPSCNKLNELTHLNCSRCDTLLVVRDTRSLQKSWALLITAAILLIPANIYPITMLVDRGRIRYDTIFTGITHLVQSDMFPIAIILFTASILVPLLKIVGLTIYLSAISFRLPISKKMLMVGFHVIEWIGRWSMLDLFVISITVALVNMGQLLDAKPAPAATAFALVILLTQMAAKVLDTRLLWDRLESKDDTN from the coding sequence ATGAATAGTCTCGATGAGGTAGCTGAAGGCAAAGAGATGGGGCTAACTTCCTGTCCTTCATGCAACAAGTTAAATGAGCTTACTCACCTTAATTGCTCTCGCTGTGATACTCTTTTAGTCGTGAGGGATACTCGCAGCCTACAAAAAAGTTGGGCACTGTTGATCACCGCAGCAATCTTGTTAATCCCGGCTAATATCTATCCAATTACTATGTTGGTCGATCGTGGTCGAATACGTTACGACACCATATTTACCGGGATCACACACTTAGTGCAGTCTGACATGTTTCCGATAGCAATCATTCTGTTTACGGCCAGTATTTTGGTACCTTTACTTAAAATTGTTGGTTTAACCATTTATTTAAGCGCCATTAGCTTTCGTTTACCCATCTCCAAAAAAATGCTGATGGTCGGCTTCCATGTCATTGAATGGATAGGCCGTTGGTCTATGTTAGACCTATTCGTAATCTCCATTACCGTCGCACTGGTGAATATGGGGCAACTCTTGGATGCCAAGCCTGCACCGGCAGCCACTGCATTCGCATTAGTGATTTTGCTGACCCAAATGGCAGCAAAAGTACTGGACACTCGTTTACTCTGGGATCGACTGGAATCGAAAGATGACACAAATTGA
- a CDS encoding paraquat-inducible protein A encodes MERDCIDDCVTLCRSCDLVVRKRALPSGVRALCPRCDTALYDTPYCSINGMLALCITALIFIAPANFLPILELHFLGSVRTTTIAEGAMAVSRQGYWIVGISVMLTAVIAPALLILSILSQILIIKYQLHNLFFRSILKRLLSYQDIISQLSMLEIYLISILVSVFNLSDFADIFLGMGTFCFSMLFIVSLFLQREYNLEHMWSMLDE; translated from the coding sequence ATGGAACGAGACTGTATCGACGATTGTGTGACTTTATGCCGCTCTTGTGACTTGGTGGTTAGAAAGCGTGCCCTTCCTTCTGGTGTTCGAGCTTTATGCCCGCGTTGCGACACAGCCTTATACGATACGCCATACTGTTCTATTAATGGTATGTTAGCTTTATGCATTACTGCACTGATTTTTATTGCTCCGGCTAACTTTCTTCCTATTTTAGAGTTGCATTTTTTAGGCAGTGTCAGAACGACCACCATTGCTGAAGGTGCCATGGCAGTCTCTAGGCAAGGTTATTGGATTGTGGGTATTTCAGTCATGCTCACTGCTGTCATTGCACCAGCACTGCTTATTTTATCTATTTTGTCTCAAATACTGATTATAAAATATCAACTTCACAATCTCTTTTTTCGAAGTATATTAAAGCGTTTACTCTCCTATCAGGACATTATCTCCCAACTCAGTATGTTAGAAATTTATTTGATCAGCATTTTAGTCTCAGTCTTCAACCTTTCTGACTTTGCCGATATTTTCTTAGGCATGGGCACCTTTTGTTTCTCAATGTTGTTTATCGTTTCCCTGTTTCTACAACGTGAATATAATTTAGAACATATGTGGAGCATGCTTGATGAATAG
- a CDS encoding YebG family protein — protein MAVITKFVVVREGVEKMTFTSKKEADAYDKMLDIADQLTPFLTRSELELDENTCEKLSFYLAQNKDHLLSLLKGVVPSVEKTVKKTPKKVESKK, from the coding sequence ATGGCGGTAATTACTAAATTTGTCGTAGTCAGAGAAGGGGTTGAGAAGATGACATTCACATCTAAGAAGGAAGCTGATGCTTACGACAAGATGCTTGATATCGCTGATCAATTAACACCATTTCTGACTCGTTCTGAACTTGAACTTGATGAAAACACCTGTGAAAAGTTAAGCTTCTATTTGGCGCAAAACAAAGATCATTTATTAAGTTTATTAAAAGGTGTTGTGCCTTCGGTAGAAAAAACGGTGAAGAAAACGCCTAAAAAGGTTGAATCTAAAAAATAA
- a CDS encoding GAF domain-containing protein gives MDARCYESLNRQTQGLLAGEDNFVAAMANFSALINDSLDNLNWVGFYLLKDGQLILGPFQGKVACSRIPLGRGVCGTSALQKQTFRVADVHQFDGHIACDSASESEIVIPVFNKGELVAVLDIDSPILNRFTETDQIGLENLVKSFESALFG, from the coding sequence ATGGATGCTCGGTGTTATGAATCACTAAATCGACAAACTCAGGGCTTACTTGCCGGAGAGGATAATTTCGTTGCTGCGATGGCAAATTTTTCAGCTTTAATCAATGATTCTTTGGATAATCTTAACTGGGTTGGCTTTTATCTATTGAAAGATGGTCAACTTATTTTGGGTCCTTTCCAAGGTAAAGTAGCTTGTAGTCGTATCCCGTTAGGGAGAGGTGTCTGTGGAACCTCTGCCTTACAAAAGCAAACATTTCGGGTTGCCGATGTGCATCAATTCGATGGTCATATCGCGTGTGATTCTGCTAGTGAGTCTGAGATTGTTATCCCTGTTTTTAATAAAGGGGAGCTTGTGGCAGTGCTGGATATTGACAGTCCAATTCTGAATCGATTCACTGAAACAGATCAAATAGGGCTGGAAAACTTGGTGAAGAGCTTCGAAAGTGCGTTATTTGGTTAA
- the proQ gene encoding RNA chaperone ProQ, with amino-acid sequence MESTEKLTDTNAILAYLYETFPLCFIAEGETKPLKIGLFQDLAERLADDSKVSKTQLRIALRRYTSSWRYLKGVKAGAQRIDLDGQDCGELEQEHIEHAQLTLKESQEKAKAKRIEKATAAKASERASKKSVKKVAPKRVKPAPKLVKEAAPVVELVPAVLNELKQNQRVNVKLGKTPVAGVIVDIKKSDVQVQLDSGLTVKVRIEHIML; translated from the coding sequence ATGGAATCAACAGAGAAGTTGACCGACACCAACGCAATTCTTGCGTATTTATATGAAACATTTCCTTTGTGCTTTATCGCCGAAGGTGAAACTAAGCCATTAAAGATTGGATTGTTTCAGGATTTGGCTGAAAGGTTGGCTGATGATTCTAAAGTAAGTAAAACTCAATTGAGAATTGCCTTAAGACGCTATACTAGTAGTTGGCGTTACCTCAAAGGCGTTAAAGCGGGTGCACAACGTATCGACTTAGACGGCCAAGATTGTGGTGAATTAGAGCAAGAGCATATCGAGCATGCTCAATTGACACTTAAAGAGAGTCAAGAAAAAGCGAAAGCTAAACGTATCGAAAAAGCGACAGCAGCCAAAGCAAGCGAAAGAGCGAGTAAGAAGTCGGTTAAAAAAGTAGCACCTAAACGTGTTAAACCCGCTCCTAAGCTAGTTAAAGAAGCGGCTCCAGTTGTTGAATTAGTACCAGCGGTATTAAATGAGTTGAAACAAAACCAGCGTGTTAATGTCAAACTAGGTAAGACACCTGTTGCAGGTGTTATTGTTGATATTAAGAAATCTGATGTTCAAGTACAGTTAGACTCAGGTTTAACGGTGAAAGTACGCATTGAGCACATAATGCTGTAA